From Microbispora sp. ZYX-F-249, the proteins below share one genomic window:
- a CDS encoding carboxylesterase/lipase family protein: MNYRHPVVTTKQGAVQGSWDGRVASFLGVPFAAAPIGKLRFAAPQPPARWQGVRPATAFGPAAPQPPANPAEPADAMQLLTGSPTLGQAEDNCLTLNVWTPGVTGKPRAVLVWIHGSGWLSGSSAWPGYHGHNLAAAEDIVVVTPNYRLGPLGFLRVPGIAEGNMGFLDAISALRWVQENIADFGGDPDRVTVAGQSGGAVTAVALLSSPSAAGLFHRVFAQSGPVGIAMPTPHEAEQAGEEYLRLLGLSIATAHRLRDLSAEELIIGYQRLVADGGRRRIGAPAPPMHPIAGAPGLPGPVLPAVAAGAASGIDVLIGATAEEMNPFLAIDPASAAITRDAVLQLAARLAPGAAPQVVYDHYAARRPGASASQVLADITTDRLVRLPALQVAEARARHGHPGFVYQVDWRSALGACHTVDIPMLFDNFPAWSASPMFRDVDPAGVEPIGRAFRRAVAAFVRTGNPNTPGVPAWEAYTELRRCTMRFDTFVTAANDPAHSERRLLLPSPQHSPGDTETSNDTS; the protein is encoded by the coding sequence ATGAACTATCGCCACCCCGTGGTCACCACCAAGCAGGGCGCTGTTCAGGGAAGCTGGGACGGGCGCGTTGCCTCCTTCCTCGGCGTGCCTTTCGCGGCCGCCCCCATCGGCAAGCTGCGTTTCGCTGCTCCGCAGCCGCCCGCCCGGTGGCAAGGCGTCCGTCCGGCGACCGCCTTCGGCCCTGCCGCTCCGCAGCCACCCGCCAACCCGGCCGAACCTGCGGATGCGATGCAACTGCTCACCGGCTCGCCCACGCTGGGCCAGGCCGAGGACAACTGCCTCACCTTGAACGTCTGGACCCCTGGCGTCACCGGCAAGCCCCGGGCCGTGCTGGTATGGATCCACGGCTCCGGCTGGCTCAGCGGCTCCAGCGCCTGGCCCGGCTACCACGGCCACAATCTGGCCGCCGCCGAGGACATCGTTGTCGTCACGCCGAACTACCGGCTCGGTCCGCTGGGCTTCCTGCGTGTCCCGGGCATCGCCGAGGGCAACATGGGTTTTCTGGATGCGATCTCGGCGCTGCGCTGGGTGCAGGAGAACATCGCCGACTTCGGCGGCGACCCCGACCGCGTCACCGTGGCCGGTCAGTCCGGAGGTGCGGTGACCGCCGTGGCGCTGCTGAGCTCCCCCTCAGCCGCAGGCCTCTTCCATCGGGTCTTCGCCCAAAGCGGCCCCGTCGGCATCGCGATGCCGACCCCGCACGAAGCCGAACAGGCCGGAGAGGAATACCTGCGTCTCCTGGGCCTGAGCATCGCGACAGCCCACCGTTTGCGAGACCTTTCGGCCGAAGAGCTGATCATCGGATATCAGCGACTCGTCGCCGACGGCGGCCGGCGACGCATCGGCGCCCCGGCCCCGCCGATGCATCCGATTGCCGGCGCCCCAGGGCTGCCCGGGCCTGTTCTGCCCGCCGTCGCCGCTGGTGCTGCCTCCGGCATCGACGTCCTGATCGGCGCCACGGCCGAGGAGATGAACCCGTTCCTGGCCATCGACCCCGCGTCCGCGGCCATCACCCGCGACGCCGTCCTGCAACTCGCTGCACGCCTGGCGCCCGGCGCGGCCCCACAGGTCGTCTATGACCATTACGCGGCCCGGCGGCCCGGCGCGTCCGCGTCTCAAGTCCTGGCCGACATCACCACCGATCGTCTGGTCAGGCTTCCGGCCCTTCAGGTCGCCGAGGCGCGCGCCCGTCACGGTCATCCTGGCTTCGTCTACCAGGTGGACTGGCGATCGGCCCTGGGTGCCTGCCACACCGTGGATATTCCGATGCTGTTTGACAATTTTCCAGCCTGGTCGGCCTCTCCCATGTTCCGCGATGTCGACCCCGCGGGCGTCGAACCGATCGGCCGCGCCTTCCGGCGGGCCGTGGCAGCCTTTGTCCGCACCGGAAATCCGAACACCCCGGGCGTCCCGGCGTGGGAGGCGTACACCGAGCTTCGCCGCTGCACGATGCGCTTCGACACGTTCGTCACCGCAGCGAACGATCCCGCCCACAGCGAGCGCCGCCTGTTGCTTCCGTCCCCTCAGCACTCGCCCGGCGACACCGAGACCAGCAACGACACCTCATGA
- a CDS encoding TetR/AcrR family transcriptional regulator: MPVSHSPAADTRRQHVLAAARRCFLANGFHATSMQDILREAQMSPGNLYRYFPGKDAIVLAIVEATLAEVTAAFEQTLLDEPPSLLQALTEILRAIERLDDDEGTPRLAIQIWGEALRNPAMASLFAEAITPVRQWFAQLVEAHQHRGLTSGQVSPERLANVLLGAIHGFIVQRALLKLDAASYAEGLRGLVAVPAGPPNDASGTS, from the coding sequence GTGCCCGTCTCACACAGTCCAGCCGCGGACACGCGCCGTCAGCACGTCCTGGCGGCCGCGCGCCGCTGCTTCCTCGCCAACGGCTTCCACGCAACCTCCATGCAGGACATCTTGCGTGAAGCACAGATGTCGCCCGGCAACCTCTATCGGTATTTCCCCGGCAAGGACGCCATCGTGCTCGCGATCGTGGAAGCCACCTTGGCCGAGGTCACCGCCGCGTTCGAACAAACGCTCCTTGACGAGCCGCCCTCATTGCTGCAGGCGCTCACCGAGATCCTGCGTGCGATCGAACGGCTGGACGACGACGAGGGCACGCCACGACTCGCGATCCAGATCTGGGGGGAGGCCCTGCGAAACCCGGCGATGGCCTCACTCTTCGCCGAGGCCATCACACCCGTCAGACAATGGTTCGCCCAACTCGTCGAAGCCCACCAGCATCGTGGCCTCACCTCCGGCCAGGTGTCACCGGAGCGCCTGGCCAATGTCCTGCTTGGCGCCATCCACGGGTTCATTGTCCAAAGAGCACTGCTCAAGCTCGATGCAGCCAGCTATGCCGAGGGGCTGCGAGGCCTGGTCGCGGTCCCGGCCGGCCCGCCAAACGATGCAAGCGGAACGTCTTGA